From one Streptomyces sp. NBC_01478 genomic stretch:
- a CDS encoding N-acetylglucosamine kinase: MTSGLLLAVDGGNSKTDVALLRTDGTILGRARGGGFRPQAVGVDAAMDVLAALRAEAMAAAGVGSDVEVDGITAFLAGADLPYEVTALREAVGARRWAVTQRVDNDSYAVLRAGASRPWGVGVVCGTGINCVGVAPDGRTTGFAALGRISGDWGGGIDVGTSALWHAARAEDGRGPRTALRTAVIDHFGLPAVADVTAALHSGDLPALRLSELCPAVFTARDEGDEIAGELVERLAAEIARMALTVLCRLQLATAPDPEVVLGGSVLAAGHRALLDDVERRLGDAVPGVRPVVCTQPPLLGAALAALDLHPRADPGAEARLRAGFQ; the protein is encoded by the coding sequence ATGACTTCAGGTCTGCTGCTCGCCGTCGACGGCGGCAACTCCAAGACCGACGTGGCCCTACTGAGGACGGACGGCACGATCCTGGGCCGCGCCCGGGGCGGCGGCTTCCGCCCGCAGGCCGTGGGTGTCGACGCGGCGATGGACGTCCTGGCCGCGCTGCGCGCCGAGGCGATGGCCGCGGCGGGCGTGGGCTCCGACGTCGAGGTGGACGGCATCACGGCTTTCCTCGCCGGGGCCGATCTGCCGTACGAAGTCACGGCGTTGCGGGAGGCCGTCGGCGCCCGCCGCTGGGCGGTCACGCAGCGGGTCGACAACGACTCCTACGCCGTCCTGCGCGCCGGAGCCAGCCGGCCCTGGGGCGTCGGCGTGGTCTGCGGCACCGGCATCAACTGCGTCGGCGTCGCCCCCGACGGCCGCACCACCGGCTTCGCCGCGCTGGGCCGGATCTCGGGGGACTGGGGCGGCGGCATCGACGTCGGCACGTCGGCGCTGTGGCACGCGGCGCGCGCGGAGGACGGCCGGGGCCCGCGAACCGCCCTTCGTACGGCGGTGATCGACCACTTCGGCCTTCCCGCGGTCGCCGACGTCACCGCCGCCCTGCACAGCGGCGACCTCCCCGCACTGCGCCTCAGCGAACTCTGCCCGGCGGTCTTCACCGCCCGCGACGAGGGCGACGAGATCGCCGGCGAACTGGTCGAACGCCTCGCGGCGGAGATCGCGAGAATGGCCCTGACCGTCCTGTGCCGCCTCCAGCTCGCCACCGCCCCGGACCCCGAAGTGGTCCTCGGCGGCAGCGTGTTGGCCGCCGGCCACCGGGCCCTCCTCGACGACGTCGAACGCAGACTCGGCGACGCCGTACCGGGCGTCCGCCCGGTAGTGTGCACTCAACCGCCGTTGCTCGGCGCCGCGTTGGCGGCCCTGGACCTCCACCCACGAGCGGACCCAGGGGCGGAGGCCCGGCTGCGCGCCGGGTTCCAGTGA
- a CDS encoding 6-phospho-beta-glucosidase, translated as MKITVVGGGSTYTPELVDGFARLGLPVTEIALVDPDPDRLAVIAPFARRILARQGSPAKITTTADPDAGIDGTDAVLFQLRIGGQAARHVDETLPHACGCIGQETTGAGGLAKALRTVPVVLDLAERVARRAPNAWIVDFTNPVGIVTRALLDAGHKAVGLCNVAIGFQRTFADWLGVDHERVTLDHVGLNHLTWERAVRLDGVDVLPRLLDEHGQALADRLRMPLDVVRRLGVVPSYYLRYYYAHDEVLREQLTEPSRAEQVAGMESDLLKMYADPALTEKPALLDRRGGAYYSEAAVQLVHALTADTGDVRVANVRNDGTLPFLPDDAVIEVPARIDAQGATPLPVTAVEPLFAGLVAHVTAYEELALEAALHGGVDRVATALLAHPLVGQVSVAEELAARLVAANREHLWWA; from the coding sequence TTGAAGATCACCGTGGTCGGCGGCGGATCCACGTACACCCCCGAACTGGTCGACGGATTCGCCCGGTTGGGCCTGCCCGTCACCGAGATCGCCCTGGTCGACCCCGACCCGGACCGGCTCGCGGTCATCGCCCCGTTCGCGCGCCGCATCCTGGCCCGCCAGGGCAGCCCCGCGAAGATCACCACGACCGCCGACCCGGACGCCGGCATCGACGGTACCGACGCCGTCCTCTTCCAGCTCCGCATCGGCGGCCAGGCCGCCCGGCACGTCGACGAGACCCTCCCGCACGCATGCGGCTGCATCGGCCAGGAGACCACCGGCGCAGGCGGGTTGGCCAAGGCACTGCGCACCGTCCCGGTCGTCCTCGACCTCGCCGAACGGGTCGCCAGGCGCGCCCCGAACGCCTGGATCGTCGACTTCACCAACCCCGTCGGCATCGTCACCCGCGCCCTCCTCGACGCCGGCCACAAGGCAGTTGGCCTCTGCAACGTCGCCATCGGCTTCCAGCGCACCTTCGCCGACTGGCTCGGCGTCGACCACGAGCGCGTCACCCTGGACCACGTCGGCCTCAACCACCTGACCTGGGAACGGGCGGTACGGCTCGACGGCGTGGACGTCCTGCCGCGCCTCCTCGACGAACACGGCCAGGCCCTCGCCGACCGGCTCCGCATGCCGCTGGACGTGGTCCGCAGGCTGGGCGTCGTGCCCTCCTACTACCTGCGCTACTACTACGCCCACGACGAGGTCCTGCGCGAACAGCTCACCGAACCCTCCCGCGCCGAACAAGTCGCGGGCATGGAGAGCGACTTGCTGAAGATGTACGCCGACCCGGCCCTGACGGAGAAGCCCGCCCTGCTCGACAGGCGCGGCGGCGCCTACTACTCCGAGGCCGCCGTGCAGTTGGTGCACGCCCTCACCGCCGACACCGGTGACGTCCGCGTCGCCAACGTCCGCAACGACGGCACCCTGCCCTTCCTCCCCGACGACGCCGTCATCGAGGTCCCGGCCCGCATCGACGCCCAGGGTGCAACTCCCTTGCCCGTCACGGCCGTAGAGCCGCTGTTCGCCGGACTCGTCGCCCATGTGACGGCGTACGAGGAACTGGCCCTCGAAGCGGCCCTGCACGGCGGGGTCGACCGGGTCGCGACGGCGTTGCTGGCGCATCCCCTCGTCGGGCAGGTCTCGGTCGCCGAGGAGTTGGCGGCCCGGCTCGTCGCCGCCAACCGCGAACACCTGTGGTGGGCCTGA
- a CDS encoding ABC transporter substrate-binding protein, with the protein MSESRGGPVTRTAPRPRRTARRTVAASLLAVTALLAAACTTGGATSKADTGADDTTPVTLTFWHGLSSPHEIASVNAVLAKFHKKYPYITVKAVAAQTDDKVNQAIRGGTAPDVASSFNAANVGGWCSSGAFQDLTPDIEADHVDMSQIPKAVQSYTAFGGKRCTMPWLADTFGLYYNKKLFAQAGITSPPKTMSELAADAKKLTTFNADGSIRTAGFMPYLGAYEMLTEHLVPSWGGKWLTADGQSNVGGDPAFAQALTWQKSLVDWFGTKKLVTFKAGMGDEFSAQNAFETGKLAMMVDGEWRNAFIKNDKADIDYGTVAMPAADGKSQLYGAGYVGGNVIGMPRGAEHPGAAWKLIKFLTTDTDALTTLADGIGNVPTTTAALDSPSLSLAKDPHFAPFLEVFKNPLTTTTPASGDGGAYLTNFGHFVEKWQSGGVPDLKAGLAAVDKQNNAALKLGQ; encoded by the coding sequence ATGTCCGAGTCCCGTGGCGGACCCGTCACCCGCACCGCCCCCCGCCCCCGCCGCACCGCCCGCCGTACCGTCGCCGCGTCGCTGCTCGCGGTCACGGCGCTGCTGGCCGCAGCATGCACCACCGGCGGCGCCACGTCGAAGGCGGACACCGGCGCCGACGACACCACCCCGGTCACCCTCACCTTCTGGCACGGTCTCAGCTCCCCGCACGAGATCGCCTCGGTGAACGCCGTACTCGCCAAGTTCCACAAGAAATACCCCTACATCACCGTCAAGGCCGTCGCCGCCCAGACCGACGACAAGGTCAACCAGGCCATCCGCGGCGGCACCGCGCCTGACGTGGCGTCCTCGTTCAACGCCGCGAACGTCGGCGGCTGGTGTTCCAGCGGGGCCTTCCAGGATCTCACCCCGGACATCGAGGCCGACCACGTGGACATGAGCCAGATCCCCAAGGCCGTCCAGTCGTACACCGCCTTCGGCGGCAAGCGCTGCACGATGCCCTGGCTCGCCGACACCTTCGGCCTGTACTACAACAAGAAGCTCTTCGCCCAGGCCGGGATAACGTCCCCGCCGAAGACCATGTCCGAACTGGCCGCGGACGCCAAGAAGTTGACCACCTTCAACGCGGACGGCTCGATCAGGACCGCGGGCTTCATGCCCTATCTCGGCGCCTACGAGATGCTCACCGAACATCTCGTCCCGAGCTGGGGCGGCAAGTGGCTCACCGCCGACGGGCAGTCCAACGTCGGCGGCGACCCCGCCTTCGCCCAGGCGCTCACCTGGCAGAAGAGCCTCGTCGACTGGTTCGGCACGAAGAAGCTGGTCACCTTCAAGGCCGGCATGGGCGACGAGTTCTCCGCCCAGAACGCTTTCGAGACCGGCAAGTTGGCCATGATGGTCGACGGCGAGTGGCGCAACGCGTTCATCAAGAACGACAAGGCGGACATCGACTACGGCACCGTGGCGATGCCGGCCGCCGACGGCAAGTCCCAGCTCTACGGCGCCGGTTACGTCGGCGGCAACGTGATCGGCATGCCGCGCGGCGCCGAACACCCGGGCGCGGCCTGGAAGTTGATCAAATTCCTCACCACCGACACCGACGCGCTGACCACACTGGCCGACGGCATCGGCAACGTCCCCACCACCACGGCCGCCCTCGACTCGCCCTCCCTGAGCCTCGCCAAGGACCCGCACTTCGCGCCGTTCCTGGAGGTCTTCAAGAACCCGCTGACCACCACCACACCGGCCAGCGGCGACGGCGGCGCCTATCTCACCAACTTCGGTCACTTCGTGGAGAAGTGGCAGAGCGGCGGCGTACCCGACCTGAAGGCCGGCCTGGCCGCCGTCGACAAGCAGAACAACGCCGCGCTCAAGCTGGGTCAGTGA
- a CDS encoding carbohydrate ABC transporter permease produces the protein MTTTYAPAPARQTRAASPHRAERGRAGRRRQLIWIAEHAVAVGLACAFIGPIVFIFLTSVMTDGQSLTTSLWPHHWQWSNYRTVFSTAPIGTWLANTVIYAVAATATTLLSSVPIAYALARLRFKGRNTAFLCVITMMMLPPQVLVIPMYLMWARLHLTGTIWPLVLPSLFGDAFSVFLLRQFLLTVPEDYLNAARIDGCGELRVLTRVVLPMMRPALVAVGLFSFFNAWNDYYGPLIYTGETPAHWTLALGLATFKTSHAVQWNLTMAATLIAMAPVIIVFFFAQKAFIEGVTLTGVKG, from the coding sequence ATGACGACGACCTACGCCCCCGCACCCGCCCGGCAGACCCGCGCCGCCTCACCCCACCGGGCCGAACGCGGCCGGGCCGGCCGCCGCAGGCAACTGATCTGGATCGCCGAACACGCCGTCGCCGTCGGCCTGGCCTGCGCCTTCATCGGCCCGATCGTGTTCATCTTCCTGACCTCGGTGATGACCGACGGCCAGTCCCTCACCACCAGCCTGTGGCCCCACCACTGGCAGTGGTCCAACTACCGCACCGTCTTCAGCACCGCGCCGATCGGCACCTGGCTCGCCAACACGGTGATCTACGCCGTCGCCGCGACCGCCACCACCCTGCTCTCCAGCGTCCCCATCGCGTACGCGCTCGCCCGGCTCCGCTTCAAGGGCCGCAACACCGCGTTCCTCTGCGTGATCACCATGATGATGCTGCCGCCCCAAGTCCTCGTCATCCCCATGTACTTGATGTGGGCCCGGCTCCATCTCACCGGCACCATCTGGCCGTTGGTCCTCCCGTCCCTGTTCGGGGACGCCTTTTCGGTGTTCCTGCTGCGCCAGTTCCTGCTCACCGTTCCCGAGGACTACCTCAACGCGGCCCGCATCGACGGCTGCGGCGAACTGCGGGTCCTCACCCGGGTGGTGCTCCCGATGATGCGTCCGGCGCTCGTCGCGGTCGGCCTCTTCTCCTTCTTCAACGCCTGGAACGACTACTACGGCCCGCTCATCTACACCGGCGAGACGCCCGCCCACTGGACCCTGGCCCTGGGCCTGGCGACCTTCAAGACCTCCCACGCCGTGCAGTGGAACCTCACCATGGCGGCCACCCTCATCGCGATGGCGCCGGTGATCATCGTCTTCTTCTTCGCGCAAAAGGCCTTCATCGAGGGCGTCACCCTGACAGGAGTCAAAGGTTGA
- a CDS encoding GntR family transcriptional regulator: MVSGESRWEKRERIRTHLLDLIEETGTGRPLPGERQLCEELGVSRPTLRAVVDDFVRDGLLVREHGRGVFVARAKVAQHLSGSAPGQPQGLGVGGVDGTWASRTLDFKTVAAGPRIGRRLGIAPSEQILRVTRLRTVDGDPMCVETLHVPHALVPGLTARDLETDSFYRLLGRRYEILLTDAAQTIEPTVVDEWEAELLGVSVHTPALLFERAARDATGRVVEFTRSVYRGDRYRIFTRLSLAAQPDGGRVVDGSWSAATTVPGADTLVFDPYWTN, from the coding sequence ATGGTCAGCGGTGAGAGCCGTTGGGAGAAGCGGGAACGCATCCGCACCCACCTCCTCGATCTGATCGAGGAGACCGGGACCGGGCGCCCGCTCCCGGGCGAACGGCAGTTGTGCGAGGAGCTCGGGGTCTCCCGCCCCACCCTGCGCGCGGTCGTCGACGACTTCGTCCGGGACGGTCTGCTGGTGCGGGAGCACGGGCGCGGCGTCTTCGTCGCCCGCGCCAAGGTCGCCCAGCACCTCAGCGGCAGCGCCCCCGGGCAGCCGCAGGGCCTGGGCGTCGGCGGTGTGGACGGCACCTGGGCGAGCCGCACCCTGGACTTCAAGACCGTCGCCGCCGGACCCCGGATCGGCCGCCGGCTGGGCATCGCGCCCAGCGAGCAGATCCTGCGGGTCACCCGGCTGCGGACGGTGGACGGCGACCCGATGTGTGTGGAGACCCTGCACGTTCCGCACGCGCTGGTCCCGGGGCTGACCGCCCGCGACCTGGAGACCGACTCCTTCTACCGGCTGCTGGGCCGGCGGTACGAGATCCTGCTGACCGACGCCGCGCAGACCATCGAACCGACCGTGGTCGACGAGTGGGAGGCCGAACTCCTCGGCGTCTCCGTGCACACCCCGGCCCTGCTCTTCGAACGGGCGGCCAGGGACGCGACGGGCCGGGTCGTCGAGTTCACCCGCTCCGTCTACCGCGGTGACCGCTACCGCATCTTCACCAGGCTGTCGTTGGCGGCGCAGCCGGACGGCGGACGGGTCGTCGACGGCTCCTGGTCGGCGGCCACCACCGTCCCCGGCGCCGACACCCTGGTCTTCGACCCCTACTGGACCAACTAG
- a CDS encoding carbohydrate ABC transporter permease: MATQLQLAPAPLRTRVRRNRLRVLLFLAPGLVGFAVFLVYPLVMTVWLSFTNSNMISQAQFVGLRNYRYLLDGDPLIRHAIRNTAWLVVIMVPAQVLFALGVAMVTARLKAGASVFRTLFYLPALAPPVAATVAFVCMFNPNSGPVNRILGLLGIHGPLWFNSPDWSKPALTLLALWGSGTMMVIFLAALLEVPAELYEAAELDGAGPWHRFRYVTLPTISPVVLFATVTGVIAGLQYFTQAMVASQVANGNIQPAPGYPDGSTLTFPQQLYIAGFNQFHAGYACALAVVLFVVAMAFTVVLLRRASGFDIEESPR, translated from the coding sequence ATGGCCACCCAACTCCAGCTCGCCCCCGCGCCGTTGAGGACCCGCGTCCGCCGCAACCGGCTGCGCGTCCTGCTCTTCCTCGCCCCCGGCCTGGTCGGCTTCGCCGTCTTCCTGGTCTACCCGCTGGTGATGACGGTCTGGCTGTCCTTCACCAACTCGAACATGATCTCCCAGGCGCAGTTCGTGGGGCTCCGCAACTACCGCTACCTGCTCGACGGCGACCCGCTGATCCGGCACGCGATCCGCAACACCGCCTGGCTGGTGGTGATCATGGTCCCGGCGCAGGTGCTCTTCGCCCTCGGCGTGGCCATGGTCACCGCCCGGCTCAAGGCCGGGGCGAGCGTCTTCCGCACCCTGTTCTATCTGCCCGCGCTGGCCCCGCCGGTCGCCGCGACCGTCGCCTTCGTCTGCATGTTCAACCCCAACTCCGGCCCGGTGAACCGGATCCTGGGCCTGCTGGGCATCCACGGCCCGCTCTGGTTCAACTCGCCGGACTGGTCCAAACCGGCCCTGACCCTGCTCGCCCTGTGGGGCAGCGGCACGATGATGGTGATCTTCCTGGCGGCCCTGCTGGAGGTGCCCGCCGAACTGTACGAGGCCGCCGAACTGGACGGCGCCGGCCCCTGGCACCGCTTCCGCTACGTCACCCTGCCGACGATCTCGCCGGTCGTGCTGTTCGCGACCGTCACCGGAGTCATCGCCGGACTCCAGTACTTCACCCAGGCGATGGTCGCCTCCCAGGTCGCCAACGGCAACATCCAGCCCGCGCCCGGCTATCCGGACGGCTCCACCCTCACCTTCCCCCAACAGCTCTACATCGCCGGCTTCAACCAGTTCCACGCGGGTTACGCCTGCGCGCTGGCCGTGGTGCTCTTCGTGGTGGCGATGGCCTTCACGGTCGTCCTGCTCCGCCGCGCCTCCGGCTTCGACATCGAGGAGTCACCGCGATGA